The Glycine soja cultivar W05 chromosome 8, ASM419377v2, whole genome shotgun sequence genome has a window encoding:
- the LOC114423458 gene encoding protein transport protein SEC13 homolog B-like, producing MPSQKVETGHQDTVHDVAMDYYGKRLATASSDHTIKIIGVSNTASQHLATLTGHQGPVWQVAWAHPKFGSLLASCSYDGRVIVWKEGNQNEWTQAHVFDDHKSSVNSVAWAPHELGLCLACGSSDGNISVLTARADGGWDTVRIDQAHPVGVTSVSWAPSMAPGALVGAGLLDPVQKLCSGGCDNTVKVWKLNNGLWKMDCFPALQMHTDWVRDVAWAPNLGLPKSTIASASQDGKVIIWTVAKEGDQWEGKVLNDFNTPVWRVSWSLTGNILAVADGNNNVTLWKEAVDGEWQQVTTVEP from the coding sequence ATGCCTTCTCAGAAAGTTGAAACGGGTCATCAAGACACGGTCCATGATGTTGCAATGGATTACTATGGTAAGAGGCTGGCCACGGCTTCATCAGATCACACAATTAAGATAATTGGGGTGAGTAATACGGCCTCTCAGCATCTCGCAACATTGACTGGTCACCAAGGACCTGTTTGGCAAGTGGCGTGGGCTCACCCTAAGTTTGGTTCTCTACTTGCATCGTGTTCCTATGATGGCCGTGTCATTGTTTGGAAGGAGGGCAACCAAAATGAATGGACTCAAGCTCATGTGTTTGATGACCACAAGTCATCTGTGAATTCGGTTGCTTGGGCGCCTCACGAGTTGGGTCTTTGCTTGGCTTGTGGCTCGTCTGATGGGAATATATCTGTTCTGACTGCAAGAGCAGACGGTGGCTGGGACACTGTGAGAATTGATCAGGCTCATCCAGTTGGTGTCACTTCGGTGTCATGGGCGCCATCGATGGCACCCGGAGCCCTTGTCGGTGCAGGGTTGCTTGATCCAGTACAGAAGCTGTGCTCTGGTGGTTGTGATAATACTGTGAAGGTATGGAAGCTAAACAATGGACTCTGGAAGATGGACTGCTTCCCTGCTCTTCAGATGCACACGGATTGGGTTCGAGATGTTGCTTGGGCACCCAATTTAGGGCTCCCTAAATCTACCATTGCTAGTGCATCACAGGACGGTAAAGTGATTATATGGACCGTGGCGAAAGAGGGGGATCAGTGGGAAGGCAAGGTTTTGAATGATTTCAACACCCCTGTTTGGAGGGTCTCATGGTCATTGACAGGAAACATATTGGCTGTGGCTGATGGGAACAACAATGTGACATTGTGGAAGGAAGCAGTAGATGGGGAATGGCAACAGGTGACAACAGTGGAGCCTTAG
- the LOC114423462 gene encoding uncharacterized protein LOC114423462, whose amino-acid sequence MEAVGSRLSRATSRYGAPTVFSGPVRKWKKKWVHVTPSSLPNNNSHSHTNNFTTTTTNDSSRLLLRRWTPTTADDSAGAVSDDPPRRKFRYTPIAVLEEQKKMNVVKAEHEPTIEADQLAFRQTNVTHEMQGKLNMNEMLEETKDSNIGNLDLGSDFQSNTGEKSHDSDSQLENSI is encoded by the exons ATGGAGGCGGTGGGTTCGAGACTCAGCCGCGCCACCTCCCGTTACGGCGCCCCCACGGTGTTCAGCGGCCCCGTCAGAAAGTGGAAGAAGAAGTGGGTCCACGTCACCCCCTCTTCCTTACCCAACAACAACTCACACTCTCACACCAACAacttcaccaccaccaccaccaacgaTTCCTCTCGCCTCCTCCTCCGCCGTTGGACTCCAACTACCGCCGATGACTCCGCCGGAGCCGTCTCCGACGATCCTCCCCGAAGAAAGTTCCGTTACACCCCT ATTGCTGTGCTAGAAGAACAGAAAAAGATGAATGTTGTGAAGGCTGAACATGAACCCACAATTGAGGCTGACCAATTGGCATTTAGACAGACAAATGTGACTCACGAGATGCAGGGGAAACTAAACATGAATGAAATGTTGGAGGAAACCAAG GATTCAAACATTGGTAATTTGGATCTTGGTTCAGACTTCCAAAGCAACACCGGTGAAAAAAGCCACGACAGTGATTCTCAATTGGAAAATAGTATCTAG
- the LOC114423461 gene encoding grpE protein homolog 2, mitochondrial-like: MFAYRVLSRSSATLSRSFTLFSVSRNSQPFSTNLSNNFNSLLHPSPNKLIPVQTNFLNSMNPSLTSRFGFSSTASHEHASEGAKVSDQSEQAEAADQTKESDVEIECDLSRDDLIKLVAEKEQLLKLKHKEIEKMQDKVLRTYAEMENVMDRTRREAENSKKFAIQNFAKSLLDVADNLGRASSVVKESFSKIESPEESSEAAELLKTLLKGVEMTEKQLAEVLKKFGVKKFDPTNEPFDPHMHNAIFQIPDASKAPGTVGVVLKAGYMLYDRVLRPAEVGVTQEVEDN, translated from the exons ATGTTTGCTTACAGGGTTTTGTCCCGTTCCTCTGCCACCCTTTCTCGAAGCTTCACCCTTTTCTCTGTTTCACGAAATTCCCAACCTTTCTCCACCAACCTCTCCAATAACTTCAATTCCCTCCTTCACCCATCTCCCAACAAG CTGATTCCAGTTCAAACCAATTTTCTGAATTCAATGAATCCATCATTGACTTCGAGATTTGGATTTTCTTCAACGGCCTCACATGAACATGCAAGTGAAGGAGCAAAGGTATCTGATCAGTCTGAACAAGCCGAAGCTGCGGATCAAACCAAAGAATCAG ATGTAGAGATTGAATGTGATCTGTCCAGGGATGATTTGATAAAGCTTGTTGCTGAGAAGGAACAACTTTTGAAGTTGAAGCACAAGGAGATTGAGAAAATGCAGGATAAAGTTCTGCGAACTTATGCAGAGATGGAGAATGTCATGGATAGGACACGACGCGAAGCGGAGAATTCGAAAAAATTTGCTATACAG AATTTTGCAAAGAGTTTACTAGACGTCGCTGATAATTTGGGAAGAGCTTCCTCAGTTGTAAAGGAAAGCTTTTCGAAAATTGAATCTCCTGAGGAGTCTTCTGAAGCAGCAGAACTCCTGAAAACACTTCTAAAAGGTGTTGAAATGACAGAGAAACAACTTGCAGAG GTACTCAAAAAGTTTGGTGTGAAAAAATTTGATCCTACAAATGAGCCTTTTGATCCACACATGCACAATGCCATCTTCCAAATCCCTGATGCTTCCAAGGCTCCTGGCACTGTTGGAGTTGTTCTGAAG GCAGGATATATGCTCTATGATCGTGTTCTTCGTCCGGCAGAAGTTGGTGTAACTCAAGAAGTGGAGGATAACTAA
- the LOC114423459 gene encoding upstream activation factor subunit UAF30 → MLPQRMKKAITDNPKKLANLIDLVNLPSTLREFVGQSQISRLGCFKCIWSYIKTNNLQDQNNKNVVNCDEKLKSILLGKPQVELAELPALIKMHFPKEPK, encoded by the exons ATGCTTCCTCAGCGCATGAAGAAAGCCATCACTGATAACCCTAAGAAGCTTGCCAACTTGATTGACCTCGTCAACCTTCCATCCACGCTCAGAGAATTCGTGGGTCAGTCTCAGATTTCCCGCTTGGGCTGTTTCAAGTGCATTTGGTCCTACATCAAAACAAATAATCTTCAG GATCAGAATAACAAGAATGTGGTAAACTGTGATGAAAAGTTAAAAAGTATTTTGTTGGGGAAACCTCAGGTTGAGTTAGCAGAACTTCCTGCACTTATCAAGATGCATTTTCCAAAAGAGCCCAAATGA